The Oryzias latipes chromosome 11, ASM223467v1 nucleotide sequence ACcatgtttgattttttcttaGCTGGGGTTGCAAACATAAACACTTCAGGTGGTTCTGTAACAAGAAACAGAAAGTTTTGTTAGCAGGATTGATATTGGACAATGAGCAGAAGATTCAAATTTAACAAGACTTTCCTTTGATTTGTTAGCTTTGCTATCAATTAATTCTAAAATTACATGtggaatatttgtttttggcaAGTATAAGGTATCAAAAGGTTAAAACATACTGGTTGTAGAGAGAACTTTTTCCTGCTCTGTTGAATATTTCAGGAAGGTCTTCATCCATTCCATGCACTCCTTCTCCAGGTAACCCTTGGTGTAGTCTTTCAGAGCTGTGACATCATCCCACTTCCTCTTGGTGGGGAatgctgcatctgctgcagccACCCAAACTTGATGTTCATCATCAAAACGCAGGAAGTCATCTCCATCATAGTTGTACATGTCCATGCCACGCTCAAACTGGATGTTTCCATTATCATCCTCTTTGCCGACACAACCATGCATCCACTGAAGAACATGAGTGTCTGCAGGGAGAAATAAGACATAAAGATTCAACTAAACTTTAATTTTAGCTAATAAAACAAGCGATTACattaatttataaaatattgTATATTTCATATCATGATACATTAGACCTGCACcattaatcgcaaatttatcgttatcacgaTATCAAGCAGTGCAACACATGTTGCAAAAGTCGGAGAAAATTGCGGCAAATGGTTAGCTTAAATGTGcgaaaacaatcttatggcagcttgaagtatttaacggatcaaataaattcatttatacatttgaccaatcagttgGACGCCATCActttgttgaccaatcggatggagcttttttatgttagatgttcacctATGTAAACgcgggtcatttggagtataatttaagttatgtctACTCTTACTTAATTTAAATTGTTgcaatggaaatgatgtttttggttgttctgCTATTTGTTCATCCACCGCAAGTAATActgtcattgcaatattgatcactaatatcgcatatcacgAGTTTTCCTATTACATACCATGGAAAGGTATTATTTTATTGGACATTGTATTTGCTATAAATAACCTTCAAATCTCACCATTAGACGTTTGTCTCATTCGGTTGATCAGGATGTCAATGTTAACCTTGAACCACTGCTGCTTGCTCTGCCGGGACTGTGTGCCTTTTTCCCAGTATTCCGGCTGGAGTCGCTCCTTCATCCACTTCTGTTTGGGAATTTTCTTTTGCACAGAGCTGTCATAGTAGTCGATCATCCTGTTGTCCAGCAGACCCATGGCAGTGAATTCATGGATGCCTGGGAGCTTCACAGGATGGGAGAAGGCCGTGTAGATGTACGTCAGAGAGTGCTCCActgcaaataataataaaaaaagccatttgatCTGCTGTGTTTgctggatgaagatgaagactgGATACATTTGTGAAATCCTTTAAAAACAGAAGTAgcccagaaagaaaaagaacaaccaGTATTGGTCTTAAGGGCAGAGATTGTATTAATTTTTTGCATGAGCCTCAACAGGAATGgatatttgaataaaggaacCACTAAgagtatttttgcattttagtttttcattttagtctGACTTTTTGTAGAGGGAGAAAGTCTATTTAGTGCTTTTAATCCTGTTGTACACAtcaatttaaacaattttttttttctaaaactctGCAATGTTATTGATACTTTTAGGAGACAGTTGCTTAAAACACTTAAACATTTAGCTGTGATTGGTCATTTTCAGGGTTTTAAGGactccagaaaaaacaaaactcagacTTCTGAAGCTCAAATCAGGCAGACTACATGATTTTTTAGGccacacaacaaaaacagacatgaaAACTGCAGCTGATCTGCTGAACCGGTTTACCAAACAACGACAATCATCATGGAAGTGAAACCGCAGATCAAGTGACTATGAAGAAATgcggaaatgttaaaaaaaaaaacaacctgtccTATGAAGTGTTTTCCCCATACTTTTCTTCTTACCTAAAACATTCATCTTTACCCTGTAAACACTCAAATTTTTGGCTATGTTTAAaacagtattattattattgttattattattattattattaataatcttAATAAAATAGTTTAGATCATTTaatgtgaaacaaaacaaaaactcagtaAGAATCCAGaatataagttgcttttaaaGGTATCCATATGAAGTTTTCTTAGTTACACCCAAAACTATacatttatgtaaaacaaaCTTTGTGAAAATGTACTATTATTACCATTATCATTCTATTTTTTACAAAGTGAAAAAGTCCAGATCCAAAATGCCAAACGCCTTTTTCTAACTGAcagttacattttgtgtttatttatcgGGGAAGGGGAGCAAATCCCTTTGAAACaagtcaaaatataaaaattagaGAATAATCTGACAAAACAGCTTAATCTTTTGTCATAGTTTGCCGTTTTGAACATGTAAACTGTATATATAaacttaaattgtttaaaaaaaagtggaccTTACCACTTCTTACGGATGTTAAGGTCCCCAACACGAAAAAAGCAgcgatgaaaaacattttaagttgTCCAGAATAGCCCGTTTTCAATGACCGCCTCTGATGAGGCTTTGCAGTGAAGAGCAAACAGCGTCAAATGACCTGCAGCTTCCTCATCTCACACAGTTTACAGGAAGATGCCTTCAGGTTTGCTCGTACGTCAGAGTGATCACCGTGTCACGCTCACATTTTCTAAAGAGGAACACCCCTGAACGCTTTAAGAAAACACTTCATAAGCAgaaaacaatgttaaaacaaatctgaaatttatataatctaaaaatatgttaaataaagtttgcaAAGTGTTCCGTTTTAACTGAGtcatttttttgctgctttaattACGAGAACAACTAGACTATAAAACAAACTTTCTGAAATGTGATTGATAAGGTAGAAAAAACATATCACATCAATAGTGTTCTGaagtagagaaaaaaacaacaacattaatgGTGTTTTGATGTAGATCGAGATGAAGTTCAAACTTTCGATGGATCATAAACGCACCACCCACACCTTTCCATCCAAATTCAGACGCAAACTTATAGTGAACtgctggcgctctgcagaacaTGTCCTGAAGTGTCTTTGAAAacaactcagttttttttttaatttaggcttCAAACtgcataataataacaataataataataataataataataataataactaaaataccactgggaacactttttgGAACCAGCCTTTAACATCTtacacataaataaacatacatCCATTAAGTTGATGTTGGTGGATAAGACACTTCACAAGAGCCTCAGCGTAACATTTAAGGCTCATCTTGTATTTTATCTACCGTACTTTTTAGAAAAGCtcaacaagtttgtttttttagtcttGAAATGTTTGGCAGCTCCAATGCAGTGActgaaaaacattgaaaatgtttcCTGGAGAAGCGGTTGAACCGGTTTTTTATTCACCACACCCTCACTAAACAAAAAGGAGACAATTGAAAAAGATTCATTTGTAGGTTCCCTTTTGATGCTACACATGGTGAACACaggtatacttttttttctactgaccCCTTCAGGGGTCGTCATAGGAAATccacttcctccatctaacAGTGTTTTCTGTATCCTCCTCACTCATGTCAATCATCCTCATGTCCTAATCTACATCCATCATTCTCCTCTAAACCTCTCCTGGTGGCTCATCAGCATCTGAACATCATCACTGTCCCTCTTCACGGTGTGTCCAAACCACCTCAATCTgtttccctgcatttatctccaaaacatttaactttttaaccggtcctctgatggattcattcctgatcccaTCCATCCTGGTTTCTCCCTCAACATCCTCAACCTCCAGCTCTTCCTCCGGTCTCTATCTTAGATAAacaaacaacatggctgctctcaccacttTTTTATTGACACACGTCAcgcctgaaaccttcctcttcACCACTTTCCTACGTCTGTTGACTCCCAGAACAAAGTCCTCCACCTGCTTCACCTCcgctccctgtaacctcactgtTCCGTCTCATCTACacaccttcattcctctcctttccagaacaaacctccacctctccacAGGTTTCTTTTATACACTTTTCCATGCTTGCTTTGTACTTCACACTTATTTTCTATAAAGAGCCACAATGGCGGGGTACCATAGAGTCACAGGTTGTAGACCCTTGATCTctacattttattgtatttgcttaattcctttgaaaaaaaataaacccaaaagcTGCTGTTATCTGTCCATTTTTCACCTTTATTTTATTAGATTTCCTTTTAGTGCTTTGATAGATCACTCTGTCAGCTTTTACCTGTTATTAAGGGACAAGGATCCTCCACTGGAAGGCTGTCTGAATCATTTGTGTGTCTGATTGAACTTATTGCACCAGTTATATACATTGAGACCTTCACAGGTGTTTTAAATTATGTTATCATGATGCAATGAGTCTCCGTTATTGAGTTTCTttacaatatttatttgttaaaataaacaacgtaaaaataaaatgaaattaagaaataccttaaatattttagtttgctgtaaaaaaaacaaataataaaaaagtcacttaTAGACCtcaattgctgtttttttatatgaCAGTACAAAAACAGTCCTGCATTTTCCTGGCTGAGAGCAACAGCcaatcaaaaaacaaagcaggacGTCAGTGTTGCTAGGCAGATTACATTCGGACGCGTTCCACGGCGGGCAGAACCATCACTTGTTGGTACTTGCACAACTGGagagtgtgtgttcagtgtttgAGCTCAGTGTTTGGTAACAAGCAAAAGCCAAGCAGGACGTTAGAGCATAAAGACACTCAAAGAGAacagtttttcaaaacttttagttttaaatgactTTAGAACCTATAGGGCACATTGTTTTATAACatgttttggtttgtgtgtCGACCCATTCTGCACTGCTTACCACTGATGTCGTGTGTCCACAGTTCACCAAGTcacaaattaataatttagTGAAAAGATCTGATCTGGAATTTATTAGAAATTACAcattaaattcaaattaaagaAGTAAAAAGCTTGAACAGAAATTACTTTGGGTACTATCGCAACCCTTTGAGCTCAATCGCTGTgaatttatgtaatttttaatctaaaaaaaagacacattttgttGGGGTTAATGTAGATTTTTCTTCCTGACATATTCAGGGTTTTCAGCTGAAGGCCTCAGATGCTGGACTTACAAGGAGTGTAAGTATGATCCCAAACACTCAAGGATTTCTTCCTTaatggtatttttttatacatttttcagttttcGTGGTCTCTCAGATCCTCCTGGGTTTCTGTTTGACACAATTAGACCTCAGTAAAAGTTGAACATCAAAAGGACTCGGATACGGTTGAACACCACTGAGAAAATACAACGATGTGCTTCAGAACAAACACTTTAATAAATCATCAcaacaaaatgtcattttattcaTCTGAACTCTAAATTCCtcgttttaaaaacagaaaataagggGTTTGTGTGAAAACAGAAGTGATgcacacaaagtttttgttccTGAGAACCGTCagcatatttcatgttttgcacaattttaggtttttctgcTCAGCTTTTGGTCCAGTtggcttttttaaacttttgtactCTTTACAGTGAGTCTGTTAAACTTGACGACCTGAAAAAGAGAATAATCTGAGGGCCAACATGAACCATCTGAaacgacaaaaacaaaactagaaaaagaaaaatgtttggctTCAGCCCCGACTGGTTTTGAGTTTTGTTCGTCATCGTTAAGCCATTTGAGGAATGTTCTGCTCAGGTTAGACTTAAAATAAGTCTGTGGAAGTCATCAAGTGACTTTTTTGTGCTTCTTTCTgtgatttaattcattttttttaaatgtttttgtctatCAGTTTTCTCTATAATCATTTAGAGCAGTGATGTAAATGGAGCAGCTTTTGAACTTTGCACATCACTGTGACATATTTCTGACTTCATGTcagacatttttgttgaacctaCCATCTCATCGGGGAAGAGAAAATGAAAGATTCTAGAGTTTAACTCTTCTTTTTATGTTACTGTGTAGCTGTTCTCTTATTTATCTGtcctccccccccccatcacccctCCATCCCCTTTCCGTCCACCTCTTCCTCCCAAAGCGGAAACCGAATCCTCCTTTCTCCCGGCTGACAGCTTGGAGTCCTCCGGCGATGGAGGTCAGAGCGTCGTTTCTCTTCCACCCgtcttctccttcctcctcctgatgATGCAAACTGTCCACAGAGTTATCTCCAGGGAAGAGAGCGGCGGGCGTGTCCACCAGGTTCCCTCTTTGTGCCCTCAGCAGGACCTCTTCCACCCAGGGTTTGTCACTCTCCCCCTCTTCAGAGCTGACTCCGCCCTCCATGGGCTCCAAAATGACTGACTGGGGGTCTTGAGGCCAACCTTCTAGAGGGTCTGAGTCTCCTGGATCCTCCAGACTCTCTTTGAGACGATGCAGGGCCGACTCCAGCTGAGGGCTGTCCACTGTGGGCAGCAGAGGGGTGGAGGAGACGGGGTTGGTGACCGCCGATGTCATGAAGGAGCAGAGAAGAGCGAGGGAGAGGAAGGTGAGCTGTAAGCCTCCAAGATGGGAAGAAAGCCTCATCTGGAAACACAAACGAGTAATGAGAAGCTCATTTTAATCAATGATTGACTTTTAAAGTAAGAAATATTGATCCTGTGACGTAAcctagaaataataataatataaaagtgTGGAAAGGGCAAGATACATGtaggaaaaaataacaagtccaataaattatataaaaacacCAACTATTAAACAAccgtcacattttttttctatctacTGACAGCTTTTGTGTaccgattttaaccattcaTGCATGAATGTATcaccaattttatttaaaattattctttagggttattttgttttattcaatgtgatgctaaattaagtccTGGATTGAACGGTCTGTTGCCCTTAAGCAACACACGGcgtgaagatttaaaaaaatgatagttCCAAAAAATGATAGTACGTGATAAATTTGGattaagacaaataaaaacaaacagtgcaGCTTATCAAGACATAATAACAGTTACACTCAGTTTCCAGCACAGTCCTTTGGGGCACGGTGGTGGAAACAACATGGTTTGTGTTCACTATATAAGCAGCTTTTGGAGCGATTTGAAGCTTCATAATTCAAATAGTATTTTAAGTTGCTTTACATGATACAGAAAAAAGGCTGCTGAGCTCACTagctttatatttaaaaaaaataacttgtaaGTTTTTATTGGAGCTacaatatacttttttttaaatgatggacAAGCTGAAAGCAGATAATTCTAGGACAGAAGATGTAACTAGACTAAATAGTGGGAATCCTTGCAGAATCATTAGAAAAAGAGCACTTTCTCATGCCTTAAAGAAATCTAGAATAGAATACAGTAGAATAGAATTAAAATGGGGAACTTACCTTGTTATCAGATCTCTAAAAAGTAGCAGATAGATAATAAATAACACTAAACTGCACTTAAAAATTTAATTACAACATTAAGTATTGCCCAATGTCTAAAGTGTGTTAAGAAGTCACTGGAcagtatttattgtttttattaatatttttagtaTATAGTGTTTAGtgttatttattactttttatttattatcttaTCTCATTTTATCCAAGTTATATAATATTATAGTAACTGATAAATTAgacaatttttttgaaaatggaagGAAGGAGAACTCAGACTTCAACacaaatttcaagaaaaaaaaggggaaaaaaagtagatTCCAGTGAATCCCCAAAATCCCAGCAAGACGCAGAATTAGTTTATGTCTTACCTTCTGCTCAGTCAGAAGTCGTCTCTCCTTCCCAACATTTGCACGTTCTGGTTTTTATAAAAACTCCTGATGTTTTCCTTCTACCCCGCCATCGCCCATTGGTCCTGCGGCCGTCTGACGCACACAAAGATTTCCATCCGAGTCAATAACCTCCATTGTTTCACCTGAGAAACGTCAGGGccctttggggggggggcccgCGTTGTTTTTACAGCCTTGCTGTTCATTAAGATGTTTGTGAGGGGAGACTCTCTGGGAGGGAGGCATAGttcctttattatttaaaaatcaaaataaagattGTATCACTGGGAAAACACACACGCTTGTCAAAGAATTCAGTAATCATCTCACTAAAATGAGAAACAAAGGATGCCACCTCCGGAACCAACATCCCATCAATTATGCTCCACAGAATGAGCAGCAACACATGAGGCCCTTTATTACAAATATTTGATTATTTCCTGTGTTTCGAATtaagcacaaacaaacaaaatgcttCGACTTGTTTGCACGAGGGGATTGTTATAGTTTGAGTCATTACAggaaattgaatttaaaatagATGAACGGATAAAGTCATAAAGAAATCTgagtaataaatgttttattaaaacgaATAAAAAATTAGCAAAGGAGGAAAATGTCATAGTAGAATTTATTACTTAAAATAATTTGATACATGACAACAATATGCAGTCTATTCCTAGTAGGCTTGATATTTAAAACAAGCATCAATACATAACAGaatacaaaatatatattttcgtGTAAAGTTTCGcctgatttttaaaattttctatgaaaaaaaaagttttgataaaaaaaaggttcttgaCAAACATTATCTATGaggatttttgctgtttttgacaTTGAACTCCCCTTTCCTCACTTAAATCTAAACAAAAGTGAATGcaggaaatgtttaatttagagttttaaagactcactccaatgaaaattgtgtttttaacatttagcaTTTCTCTGCTTAAGGAGAACATATATTAAgagaaattcagcttaaaattgtgtttctgagtaattctttatttaaattgttgtgaatcagcacACAAAAAGAGCGTCCTTGAGACGTAGAAGATTTGCTGGGCTGGCCAGAGACTCTCTGCTCCGAGCTCTTAGCAACAGGaaggggaaaggggggcggggttgctcagtgccaacggtcccgccaaCAACTCGGATACAAATTCTAATTAGCtactgcagaaacgatgtcctagaaaatgagaccgtttttttaaattttggctaaaaatggcagaatcCTAATTAAAGGACCGCAGCAAATGTTGTCAAATAGTTCAAAACATGATCCTAGTGGGACGTTAATCATCGATTTTACAATTTTCTTCATCGCTGCTTTACGTTCAACAATAATGAAGTCTGAAAGCATCTGAGCTTTCACCCCCATCTACTTCCAACCCTACATTCTCAAAGTTTCCCTGGAGACTGAGAGAAGAACATCCTGGTGCACTCTGGGAACTGTAGTCCAGGGGGTCGGTGCTTCGCAGTGGTTGGTGCGCTGACTGATTGACAGCCGGACTCTGCGATCTGTCACTGACCGGAGCGGTGAGCAGGGACAGCTGCAGGTGGTCGATGGTACTGGCAGGGAAGGGCTGAGTTTGGTCGGACATGGCGCAGGCTGTCGGGGAGGAGCTGGTTGCTATGGCGACAGATGGAAAGACAGCGGCGGGAGATTGGGCCTGAGGATACTCCGAGTTGAGAGAACGTCTGAGTTTGGCCCGAGCGTTTTGAAACCACACCTGAGAGAAAAATTATTGGGAAACGATGCAAAGATGCAAACAACAAATAGATTGATGCTAAAAATTAAacatctatagatatatatattacataaaattacttgtattttaaaaattaataaactaaacaaagaaaaagaacttCTTCAAATTATAAAGCAAAATATGCAAAACCAAAGGTTGCATTTGCAAGttaaaaatcaatagaaaatcAGGACTTGACCGAGCACGATCAAGAATAAATTAACTAAAATGAAGTGTACATACATTTAGCTGATTCTTTTTATGaaagcaaagattaaaaaagaccTTGTGAGAGTCTGTTTTCATTTGAtatcaaatcaaacattttatcGCATTATGGCACAAAGTTTTGTTGTTCCCAGTATAAGTGTGTTCATTTACCCTTTAAGCACACAAACAAACTCCTCCCACTGCACTTCTGCCACTTCTGTTGGATGTAAAGGTGTATATTTACCTGCAGGACTCTCTTTGGAAGACCCGTCTTGTGTGCCAGACAGGTCCAGTCTTTCCCATCAGGGTTGTGTTTCTGAGCAAAGTAGGACTCGAGCGCTCGGAGCTGCTCACGGCGGAAGCACGTCCGGATCCGTTTGCTGCGTCGGCGGCTCCTTCCTCCTCCGGCCTtgtcatccagccgtggttctGGACTGCTGACAGAGTCTTCCCCTTCACCCGAGACATGGTTCTGGCCTGGTTCTGACAGTGTCACATGGAAGAAGGAGGCCTCTCACACTCATTTAGTTTGTCTCTTATTAGTTTGCACAGTACTCTAAAATGCTCCTGGTTGGAAAATGAACGCAGTGCAATGTTTTGACAAATGATTTTCAAGTTGAATAAAACTTCCAGTTAAATTGATCAGTACAAGAACACGCACATCCAAATAATTGTTATATTTAACTTAAAACCTACTTTAGATGCCatttagaattaaataaaacaatgaaactcaAAAAAGTGAACTATATTTAATCACATTATAAATGTAACTGTTTTATATGCTCACAATATTTTATCAAAGTTATAATAAAGGTTTTTTATCTTAGTTTTAAATTACTTATACATGTTTTTGTATATcagatttgtgtatttttgtagaAACTTGACTGGaatgcctttttaaaaaaaatatgtaatggATTATGCTATTTCTGTATTAAACAAAGaaagtcaaaattaaaagagacttttcacttttaaaataaaattaaaataaagactgTTTTAGGGTGGCTTTTGATACATCTTCTATCTTTTAACTGAGCGttggtattattattattttcttttctttatatttctgTGTGATGGCCTCCTAAAAATACAAGTGTGCCCGATAGGATGGGAcgatttttaatacattttatccATGTATTATTATTCTTAAGGGAGGGATTGGGAAACAATTTAAATTGAGGGCCACAAGGGTTCTAAAATTCCAGCAGCAGATGTGCAGAGTTTTTTAGTAACTCAACCaatgttgtttccctttcggctttccccatcaggggtcgccacagcgaacgagtcgcatggtaaacttggcaatgttttacgctggatgcccttcctgacgcaaccctctcaaagcaaccgggcttgggaccggcacagaggtagagaggggaacagggagcagcccggagtcgaaccctggtttcacggacggaaggcgccgcaaaccagcacgagctaaaccggctcccttttAGTAACTCAACCaataagagaaagaaataacatggaatctggactaaaacatgttttaatcttgattgaaaactttaaaacagaacacaactgcggcttttgttaatattttagTGTCCATTCCACCAATTTTAGtgaaaaatgcaaacttagagACATGGTGCGTTCATTTGGTGTTTGACTGATCGTAAAAATGACTCTCTGACTTGGAAAACACACCTGAAAAACAACCATCTATGGGGAGACAGCAGAACTACAGGGAAATTAAACATTATTGAGGATtatcaatataatttattccagtttggcggCCCAGATTAAATAGTTTAGCGAGCAAtcgtttgcccacccctgccttAAATCCTGCCAGTCTTCCAACCCCCCCATGAGCTGTCATGAATCAGAACCCTGTCTCCCCCTACAGCCATCAGCGGGAACTATCTCCCGAGTACTGACGCTTCCTGGTTCTCCAGACTCCACTTCCCATCAGCCCCTGCTGCCCCACAGCTGCTTCCCATCAGTAATCACTCCCAGCAGTGTTTAGACAGAGCACTGAGCTCTTGTCTGTGTCTCTGGCCTTCAATTCTGAGTATTCGTCCACTTCCTGCCTCTGCATGATCCTCCACTCTCGCCCTCTGACCCCCGTCTGCCAGCCGCCCTCCTCAATAAAGTACTGCACAGGGATTCGTGACACCAGCAGACAGGAATTAGTCAATCTAAACCCTGTGACTCata carries:
- the LOC101155206 gene encoding LIM/homeobox protein Lhx2-like; translation: MVCAGCGELVCDRFFLLAAGRVWHGACLRCSLCHCELQTHASLYWRDGNIYCQQDYCRIFGGGRCARCFQPIPPSALVMRSGDLTFHPQCFSCQECDVKLLPGNLYCMQGANLYCESHYQEDGGSVSHHDPSMRLSLSEEPGQNHVSGEGEDSVSSPEPRLDDKAGGGRSRRRSKRIRTCFRREQLRALESYFAQKHNPDGKDWTCLAHKTGLPKRVLQVWFQNARAKLRRSLNSEYPQAQSPAAVFPSVAIATSSSPTACAMSDQTQPFPASTIDHLQLSLLTAPVSDRSQSPAVNQSAHQPLRSTDPLDYSSQSAPGCSSLSLQGNFENVGLEVDGGESSDAFRLHYC
- the LOC110015851 gene encoding uncharacterized protein LOC110015851: MRLSSHLGGLQLTFLSLALLCSFMTSAVTNPVSSTPLLPTVDSPQLESALHRLKESLEDPGDSDPLEGWPQDPQSVILEPMEGGVSSEEGESDKPWVEEVLLRAQRGNLVDTPAALFPGDNSVDSLHHQEEEGEDGWKRNDALTSIAGGLQAVSREKGGFGFRFGRKRWTERGWRGDGGGEDR
- the LOC101154961 gene encoding H-2 class I histocompatibility antigen, L-D alpha chain isoform X3; this encodes MFFIAAFFVLGTLTSVRSVEHSLTYIYTAFSHPVKLPGIHEFTAMGLLDNRMIDYYDSSVQKKIPKQKWMKERLQPEYWEKGTQSRQSKQQWFKVNIDILINRMRQTSNDTHVLQWMHGCVGKEDDNGNIQFERGMDMYNYDGDDFLRFDDEHQVWVAAADAAFPTKRKWDDVTALKDYTKGYLEKECMEWMKTFLKYSTEQEKVLSTTKPPEVFMFATPAKKKSNMVLTCFATGFLPKEITMEIKRDLEGKSRVLSADDGLVSSGVRPNEDDTFQRRDHVEILKTDPASYSCRVIHKATNMDVEQAWDHQHPDNDATGIIIGAAAGVVVLIAVGIVAVVIVMLKKKRKPSPSSSTSSMSHVGLTMPPENSEIPNGISQTSNDSSEEIRVPLMGSNESLNSGDSAFGSPKDSRSTSPSSLSSA
- the LOC101154961 gene encoding H-2 class I histocompatibility antigen, L-D alpha chain isoform X2, producing the protein MFFIAAFFVLGTLTSVRSVEHSLTYIYTAFSHPVKLPGIHEFTAMGLLDNRMIDYYDSSVQKKIPKQKWMKERLQPEYWEKGTQSRQSKQQWFKVNIDILINRMRQTSNDTHVLQWMHGCVGKEDDNGNIQFERGMDMYNYDGDDFLRFDDEHQVWVAAADAAFPTKRKWDDVTALKDYTKGYLEKECMEWMKTFLKYSTEQEKVLSTTKPPEVFMFATPAKKKSNMVLTCFATGFLPKEITMEIKRDLEGKSRVLSADDGLVSSGVRPNEDDTFQRRDHVEILKTDPASYSCRVIHKATNMDVEQAWDHQHPDNDATGIIIGAAAGVVVLIAVGIVAVVIVMLKKKKDAKGKPSPSSSTSSMSHVGLTMPPENSEIPNGISQTSNDSSEEIRVPLMGSNESLNSGDSAFGSPKDSRSTSPSSLSSA